The sequence TAATTGCCCAACTTCTGATCCCACGTACAACTTGCTCATTTTGTATCCTTACAATATTAACTATCCCCCTTTATGACAAGCTTACTGTCAACTTGCAAGTCATCTATTTAGACTAAAGTGTTTCATTTTGATTTAATTGAGGAGTTATATGCCAATAATTGGTTTTTATTTAATATTTTCGATACTTTACTCTTTTGTTAATGTCGCGTGAAATTGATTGATTATGCTAGGTTGTATCGAGAGATATGGCTTTATAATGTAACAAAAAAAGCTTACCTTTTGATTCTTATAATAAAATAATGAAATTTATTCAATGGTAATGTATGTTCATTAAACTTTTTGTAGTCGATATTCACTCAGTTTTTGTTCATGAGTATTGAATGAGCTAAACATTATTTTGTTCTGAATGTGTTTTTAATTGTTAAAAAAGTGTTTGCAACAGCAATAGTTCGTCCTTTATAGGCGATTCATAGTAGTATTTCATTTCAATCCATGCCATATTCACGGCGAATAAAACACCTCATTTGCTATCTGGAGTATCTACATGTCCCACGAAGATGAATACCTATCTGTTAAAGATTTAATTGAGATCCAAAAAGAAGATACAAGACAGATTATCGACGCTCTTTTGGAAGACGGAAGTGACCCTGATGCTCTATATGACATCGAACATCATTTATTTGCTGAAGACTTTGAAACATTGGAAAAAGCGGTTGTTGAAGCGTTCAAAATGGGTTTTGAAGTACTAGAAGCTGAAGAAACAGAAGATGAAGATGGTAATCGCCTGTTATGTTGCGATGCAACTATGGAGTCTGTTCTAAATGCAGAAGCTATTGATTTACAAGTTGAAAAACTGGTTAATCTAGCCGAGAAATATGACATTATTTATGATGGGTGGGGCACTTTTTATGAAGGTGACGACGCCGTTTATGATGAAGAAGCGGACGAAGAAGAGTAGTTAATAGTAAGTAACCCCCTCCTATTATAAATGGCTGTATTCGCTTTATAATACAGCCATTTAGTATGCGTTCATTTATTGTTTTTTATCTCAGTGTCATCGTATCTGAACCACTTCCCTAAAAACTATTTTAGTTTGAATCAGTACCCAACCCAGCCGTGATTGAGTTTGAATTAGACGCGTTTGTTGAGTTAATCTTTATTTTTTGACTAAACTATCACTTAAGAATGCCGATACAACAATATAGATCGCTATTGTTAGCTATTTATAATGTTCTCTTTTTATTTGTTTTTTATGTTGAGGTTGGTAATGCATTTGTCTTTAATACAGCGAATTACGCTGGGTTTTATTACTGTGACTCTTTTTGTACTTGCGATCAGTTCTTCTGCCTATTTTTCTCAAGTGAATATGTCTAAGCAGTTAAAGCTAACAGCGTCTACGTTGACTGGGCTTCTTGATCGCTCTAATGTTTTGACCCAGCACCTTCAGGACGTCAATCGTGCCATGTTGGTCCACGCAAATAGTGACGGAGAAGAGCGTCGATCTCAGCTCAGAACCGCATTAGACAATGCAAAACAATCTTATGGTGAAACAGTTACCCTTTTAGAGAGTGAGTTATCTGATTACCCTCAGCTTGTTACAAAACTAAGTAGCTTAAATAGTAATGCGGTTGTATTTATCGATGGTGCTAGCGAGCATTTGGATATTCATGATCAGAGAACATTAGCTCGCTTTGTTGCAACGAAAGAGTTGACTACTTTTGATGAAGAGTGGTTGTTCTTTGAACAAGACATTAACGACCTTATTGCCGATGCCTCAGACGATGAAATGCAGCAGGTTGTTTGGGACCTTGAGTTTTTACTGACTCAAGGCAAAGGCGCGGCTGGATATTTGCAAAAAGTGCTTTCTATTGTAAAAGAGCAAGAGGTGACGGCATTTAAGAATGAGTTGTCAGCCTACTTAGAGCGATTTAACGAAAAAGCGGAACGTATTGTAAAAACCATGCCGGATTCTGAAGCGGCAGTGAACGTCTATAAAGAGCTGCTAGAACACAATATCGTCAATTCGGAAGGATTACTTCAACAACATCTTAAGTTTATTGCCCTTAATGAACAAAGTACGGCATCGCTTGCTAAGATTGCTCAAGAGGTCGACGCATTGCTATCGGAATCTGGACTCATCGTTTCTGATATTCGCTCGCTATCTGAAGCGGCGCTAAAAAATGCAGAGGAAGAGTCGTTTGATTCATTGATGATTAATCTGATTTTGACGGTTATATCAACACTACTGGCAGTCATTATAACGTTTACAGTAGTACGATCTATCAAGAAGCCGCTTTCATCCATAATGGACGCTATCGATAAATTGGCGAGTGGAGATTTAACGCACAAAATTGGCAATAGTTATCAGTCTGAACTTGGGCTTATTGCCGATAACGTTAATGGGTTAAGCGATAAATTAAGTGGCTTGATATCTCAAATTAAATCCTCTGCCGAGACAGTAAGCAATGTAGCGGATGAAAGCCATGAGATGAGTCAACAGACCAACCGTAAAGTTGAAGAACAAAGTAGGCAGACAGACTCAATAGCGACAGCAGTAACAGAAATGGAGCACGCTGTACACGAAGTGGCATCACTGGCTTCAGAAACGAGTAATGAAGTTGATGGCGTTACATTGCAAGCACATTCCAATATGGAAAATATGCAAAAAAACCTGCGCTTTGTTCATCGTCTTCAAGACTCATTAGAAGAAGCTACTCAGGTTATTGGTCAGTTGTCGAATCAGAGCCAGCAAATCGGTGAAATTCTGACGGTGATTCAATCTATTTCAGAACAGACTAACTTACTTGCATTAAACGCTGCTATTGAGGCTGCGCGTGCAGGTGAACATGGACGTGGTTTTGCCGTGGTTGCCGATGAAGTTCGTTCTTTAGCAACGAGAACTCAACAGTCCGCAAACGAGATTGGTGAGATGATAGATAGCTTGCAAGGAAAGGCAGATCAAGCCGTTGGTATTGTAGAGAATAACCTTGTACATGCAGAACAATCGGTTAAACAAACAAACGAAACCAATGATTCTTTAGAAAACATGCTTTCTAGCTTAACGCATATAAATGATATGAGCCGCTCAATTGCTACTGCTTCAGAAGAGCAAACCGCAGTTGCACAAGATGTTGCGAAGAACATTGTTAATATCTCAGATATGTCGATGAGTATTGCTGAGGACGCGAAAGAAGCGGCTCGCAATAGTGAGTCATTAAATCAACTGTCTACCGAACAGAGCCATTTGATTGCTCAATTCAAGATTTAACCAGAGAACCTTAAAGGCATAGTGTTAGAGACGATTAACCTCTAATACTATGCCCTCTAGGGATAATTGCGTATACTGACGAAAATTGATTAAGATCAAGAATAATATGCAATTACCACTTTCTGGATATTGGCAGTTATCGCCTCTAAGCGACCTCACTATTCCTCAAGATGACATTGTCTTTCCTGCACCCTTTAGTCAGGTTTTACCAAAGCAATTAACAGAATCGCAGATAAAAAATCAAGAATGGCATTTAATGCACGATATTGACGTGGATGAAAAAATGCTTGGTTTTCCTGTGGTGGATCTTGTTATTGGTGGTGTTGATTTTTATGCTGAAGTTAGAATTAACGGTGAAGCTGTTTTTGATTGTGATGGCTCGGAGCTTACTTATCGTAAAGACATACAACAACATCTGCGCCTAGGCAGGAATAGAATTGAAATTTTGTTTTTGGAGCAAGAAGATGAAGATTGGTTATTATACGAGGAAAACCTTTGCACTTTGGGAGAGGCATTACCACGAAAGCGAGATTCTCGACTAGGAATATGGGAAACGCCTTATCTGCACTTTATTCAAAATGTGAGATTGGATTATATTTCGACTGAACAAATCTGGCATCACGGTGGTGGGTGTGAATTCAAAGTCGATCTTTTCTATCAGGTTTATGCGTCCGGTTTAGTTTCTGCATCGGTTAAATTTGATGGGATGACTTATCAAATACCGCTCGATATTAGGAGTAACCAGGCTACGGCAATATTTCAAGTTGAGGCACCAAGATTAAAGAAAGACAATCAGTGGTATCTATTAACCGTGGAACTTGATGAGCAAAAACATACTCATCAAGTTGGTTTAAATCCTAGCTTGAAGGCTGAGCATTATCCTGTTTAAGCTATAAAACTCATGGCTTATAAGTTTTTTAGCATTCTTATTTCGCAATCTGTATGACCAGTGTTGCCTATTGCTTCTTCTATAAGCTCGAAGCCTAATGATGTATATAATGCCGTAGCTTCACTTAAGTTATCGGTAGTCTCCAGATACATTTGTGAAAAGCCAAGTTTTCGGGCTTCTTTGAAACACTTTACAGCTAAGGTTCGCGCTAATCCTTTACCTCTTAGTTCAGGCAAAAAGTACATTTTCTGTAATTCACAAATAGACTCTTTTCCTGTAACTGGAGCGATACCCGCACCACCAAAAATTTTTCCGTTCTGTTCAATCACCCAATAATGACTATTTGGGGTATCGTAGACCTGATATAGAGAATCCAGGGTTGGATCTGCAACGCTAAATCCTTTGTCTTCGGTAAGACCATATTCCGCAGATACATCCCTAATAAGAGATGCTAATTGTGTATTATCGTCAGGTTTAATTGTTCGAATGTTATAAGAAGACTGGCTTCTAGATAGCGACAATGCCTTGATAAATTTACTTAAGCTCGACTCGATGAGCTCCAGTTCATCTTCGTCAAACTGATCGATCACGGTTTGCATTTGTTTGTTTCGAGAAGTCTCAATTTGGTTAAGAATCTGTTCACCCTTTTGTGTCAAGCGATATAGCTGACAACGCTCATCATCTGGGTTAACTATCGACTCTATCAAAAGTTGTTTTGCAAGGGATGTAAGAGTGCCGCTTGCGTTAGGTTTATCTATACGTAGTTTTAGTGCCATCTGGCTTATGGTTGACAACTCCTGTCCTAGTTCGACCAGAATATGAACTTGTACCGGCGATAAGCTAAAATCACCGTAGTGTGTTTCGAGAGCGCCCAGACTACGGACAAGATCTCTAGAAGCCTTTCTTAGTTGCAGTTTTTTCATTATTATTTTTTATTTTGTTAGTACATCAAACCAATATGATTTCATATACCAACAAAGTCAATAGAGAGAGGCGTAAGGCTTGAGTGGTAGCATCAGTTAAGGATTGTTTACGCTGTTTTCGTTATTGCTACCGGTGTAATAATATGGTGCCTACGTAGCCAGATTTTCTCATGAAAATAGTAAGCAACACTATTTATGCTTGGCTCTATCATTGCCATTACTCCACCAATTAAAGCATCACCAGTTAGAAGGTAGGTGACAATAAAAGCGACATTAAAATGGATGAATGCAAAGCTGGCTGTTTTCACTTGGGTGTTATTTTCATTGCGTTTTAATATTGGTAGGCTGCTCCACACCTTTTCATGAAAGTAAAATGCAACGGTATTAACCGCTGGTTCAATCATCGCAATTAAACTACCCAATAGAAAGTCACCGGTTAGTATAAAAGCAACGGTTAATGCAATAGTGAAATGCAAACCCGCAAATGTCATTGTTTTAATCATATTATTGTCCTCTCTACTTAACTTGTAAATAGTATTGATAATTATTCTCATTTAAGCAAGGGGAAAATGACTATTTGTTTAATAGGTTATTTCGATGAAAGGATTTTAGGCTGTAGATATAGAAAAGGTTGGCTTAACGCCAACCTTTTTACTTGATTAAATCTGAATGAAAGATGAGAAACGGCAGTGCTTTACTAAAGTGCTGCAATCGTTGCTTTTTGCTCTTCAATCTTGACGAGTGTTTCTTCGTATGCCGTAAGTTTCTCGCGTTCTTTTGCGACAACCGCTTCGGGGGCTTTTGCAACAAAACCTTGGTTGCTTAGCTTTCCGCCAATACGTTTTATCTCACCTTGAATTTTCTTCACTTCACCTTCTAATCGTGCTAATTCGGCATCTTTATCGATTAGGCCTGCCATAGGGATCATAAGTTCTGATTTCGCTACAAGTGCGGTGGCACATGCTGGCGTATTTTCGTTCTCGGCGAGAACTTTAACACTATCGAGTTTCGCTAGAGACAGAATAACGGTTAAGTTTTCTTCCAGACGCTTCACATCTTTATCGTCAGCCGCTTTCAGCATCACTTCTAGTGGCTTGCTTGGCGCTATATCGTATTCAGCACGTAAATTACGAATGCTAGAGATAAAGCTCTTCACCCAATCAATATCTGCAATCGAACTTTCATCGAAATTAGCTTGCTCAAATTGAGGTAAAGCTTGCGTCATGATTGTCTCACCTTCAACACCAGCAAGTGGTTTAACGCTTTGCCAGATTGACTCCGTGATATACGGCAAGACAGGATGAGCAAGACGTAATGTCTTTTCAAGAACGGTAATCAACGTATAACGAGTCGCCATTTGTTGCGCTTCAGTACCTTTCCATAAAACCGGCTTAGTGAGTTCTAAATACCAGTCACAGAATTGGTTCCAAATAAATTCGTAAAGTGTATTGGCTGCCATATCCAAACGGTAATTTTCGATATGAGTATTGAAATCCTTCGCAGCAAGTTGGAATTGAGATTCAATCCATTTGTCCGCTAGCGAGAAATCCAGATTAGCCACTTCTTCTTGAGACAGAGAGGTCGCGCAATCTTTATCTTCAGTGTTCATCAATACGTAACGACTTGCATTCCACAGTTTGTTACAGAAATTACGATATCCCTCAAGACGTTTCATATCCCAGTTGATATCACGCCCTGTGGATGCCATTGCTGCAAGAGTGAAACGTAGCGCATCGGTACCGTAAGGTTCAATACCATCTTCAAATGTCTTGCGGGTATCTTTTTCTATTTTTGCAGCGAGCTTTGGCTGCATCATATTACCCGTACGTTTTTCTACCAATGACTCTAAATCGATGCCATCGATCATGTCTATAGGGTCGAGGACATTACCTTTAGACTTAGACATCTTGTCGCCATTTTCATCGCGTATAAGACCAGTTACGTACACCGTTTTAAACGGTACTTGTGGTTTACCATTTTCATCTTTAATGAAGTGCATGGTCATCATGATCATGCGAGCAACCCAGAAGAAGATAATATCAAAACCTGTTACCAGCACGTCAGATGGATGGAATACCTTCATGTCTTCGGTATCCGCTGGCCAACCTTGTGTGCTGAAAGTCCAAAGTGCAGATGAGAACCAAGTGTCCAATACATCATCGTCTTGGCGAAGAACAACAACGGGAGCTAGGTTGTTTTTACTGCGTACTTCTTCTTCAGTACGACCAACATAAACGTTGCCGTCATTGTCATACCATGCTGGGATACGGTGCCCCCACCACAACTGGCGAGATATACACCAGTCTTGGATATCTCTCATCCAAGAGAAGTACATGTTTTCATATTGTTTTGGTACGAACTGAATTTCACCATCTTCTACGGCTTTCGTTGCCGTCTCAGCTAGTGGACCTGCGCGTACATACCATTGATCGGTTAGCATTGGTTCGATAACAACGCCACCACGGTCACCATAAGGCACGGTTAATTGGTGATCTTTTATTTCATCAAGCAGTTCTAATTCCTGGAACTCTGCTACAACGGCTTTTCTCGCAGCGAAACGCTCCATACCGTGATACTTTTCTGGAAGAGACGTGCTATATGCTGTGCTTTCTTCACCTTTAGTGTCAAAAACCTCAGCGGCATCACGAATATCGCCGTTGAACGTTAGGATATTGATCATTGGTAGGCTATGACGTTTACCAACTTCATAGTCATTAAAGTCATGAGCAGGAGTGATTTTTACGCAACCAGTGCCTTTTTCCATATCGGCATGTTCGTCACCGACAATAGGAATACGACGATCCACGATAGGAAGGATAATTTCTTTACCAATGAGTGCTTTATAGCGAGGATCTTCTGGATTTACCGCTACACCAGTATCGCCGAGCATCGTTTCAGGGCGAGTTGTCGCGACGATAATATAATCTTTGCCATCGGCTGTTCTTACACCGTCCGCTAGTGGATAGCGGAAGTGCCACATATAGCCATTTTTATCTTTGTTTTCTACTTCAAGATCTGAGATGGCGGTATGTAACTTAGGATCCCAGTTAACCAAGCGTTTACCACGATAGATTAAATCATCTTCATAAAGGCGAACAAAAACTTCTTTGACAGCGTCGGAAAGTCCGTCATCCATAGTGAAGCGTTCACGCTCCCAGTCTACAGATGCACCTAATCTACGCAGCTGCTTTGTGATTGTTCCGCCTGACTCGTTTTTCCATTCCCAAATTTTGTCAATGAATGCATCACGGCCATAATCACTTTTTGTTTTGCCTTCTAGAGCCGCAATTTTACGCTCCACAACCATTTGTGTTGCGATACCCGCGTGGTCGGTACCCACTTGCCACAACGTATTTTTACCCTTCATTCGTTCACAACGAATTAAGGTATCCATGATCGTATCTTGGAAGGCATGGCCCATATGCAGGCTACCAGTAACGTTTGGCGGTGGAATCATGATGCTGTACGCATCTTTAGAGGTATCACCGTGTGGTTTGAAATAACCGTTCTCTTCCCATGTCTGGTATAGAGACTGTTCAATTGATTGTGGGTTGTATGTCTTTTCCATGGCGTCTTTTAATGGATACTTTTAGTTGATTCTGAAATAAGGATTAAAAATCTTAAAGGTCTATCACCTAAAAAAGGGAGGCCTCAAACTAGGAGGCTACCTATAAGATCATAAATTAGTTCTGATGATCGATATCGATAGTTTGCATCTGATATCCAGCTTTGCGATAAATTTTATACCTTTCGCGGGCAGTTTGCTTCGCTTTTTCATCATAAGGAACGAAGTCTATCACTTGAGCAAAGGTTCCCGCAAAGTTTGTATTATCTTTCGCCAAATTAATAACGAGTTGACGATTCCAACTTGGGCGCAATTGACTATAACCGATCTCAATCGATGTGCCGTTTTTGGGCCCCTCACCGATAAGATTATGCGACAGGAAATACTCTGGCTCTTGCTGCCATAGTCGTTCATCCCAATACAAGGATTCATCTTTATTTTCTGCGTTTACATAAAGTTTTACGCCCTGGTTGCTGAAGTGTTTTAACAGAAAAAGTATATATGACTCAAACCCATCTTTATTGCATTGAGGGGAGTCGGGTTGAACAATGTAAAAAGTGGCTGTATTCATGCTCTACCTAACTTGCTCAGCTATTTGTGCTTAAACCATAAAAGAAAAGGGCCATAAGGCCCTTTTCGTTAAATTGAATCTCTATTCTTCAATTTCTTGGCCACTACGATTAAGTAGGAATTGGACAAGAAGAGAGACGGGTCTACCGGTTGAGCCTTTGGCTTTGCCTGATTTCCAAGCGGTACCAGCAACATCAAGATGAGCCCAGTTGTACTTTTTCGTGTAACGAGATAAAAAACAACCCGCAGTAATAGTACCGGCAGGACGACCGCCAATATTTTGCATATCTGCAAATGGGCTTTCTAGCTGTTCTTGATATTCGTCAGCCATCGGCAGACGCCATGCTCTATCACCAGCTTGCTCAGAAGCATTGACCAATTCATGAGCAAGTGGGTTGTGGTTTGACACTAAACCGCTGATATGGTGTCCAAGCGCCATAACACATGCGCCAGTTAGTGTTGCAACATCAACGACACACTCTGGCTCAAAGCGCTCTACATAAGTTAGAGCATCGCAAAGAACTAAACGGCCTTCAGCATCGGTATTCAATACCTCTACTGTTTGACCTGACATAGTGGTCAAAATGTCGCCTGGGCGATAAGCGTTGCTACCAGGCATGTTTTCACAGCCCGCAAGCACAGCAACGACATTGATAGGCAGGGCGAGTTTCGCCAAGGCTTTCATCGTACCAAATACAGATGCAGCGCCACACATGTCATATTTCATCTCATCCATGGCTTCGCCAGGCTTCAAGGAAATACCACCCGAATCAAAAGTTAATCCTTTACCGACTAGGACGATTGGTTTGGCGTCAGGGGCTGGGCTACCTTTGTATTCCATTACCGACATCATTGACTCATTGCGAGAACCTCGGCCAACGGCTAGGTAGGATGTCATACCTAGTTTTTCCATCTCTTCTTCACCAATGATTTTTGATGTGATGGTTTCGTAATCGTCGGCCAATCGACGAGCTTGTGAAGCTAAATAAGCAGGATTCGCAACATTAGGTGGCATGTTACCAAGATCTTTTGAAGCTTTAACACCAGATGCAACGGCTAGGCCATGAGTAATGGCTTTCTCACCAAGGTTCAATTCGCGTCGAGTTGGTACGTTAAATACAAGTTTACGTAATGGGCGACGAGTTTCAGGCTTATTACTCTTAAATTGGTCGAAAATGTACAACCCATCTTTTGTAGATTCAACAGCTTGGCGTACTTTCCAATAAGTATCTCGGCCTTTTACGTGCAGTTCTGTGAGAAAACAGACCGCTTCCATAGAACCCGTTTCGTTTAAGGTACTGATGGTTTTTTGGATGATCTCTTTATACTGACGTTCGCCTAACTCGCGCTCTTTACCACAACCAACAAGAAGAACTCGTTCAGACAGCACGCCTGGAACGTGATGCAGAAGCAGCATCTGGCCGGGTTTACCTTCTAGATCTCCACGACGGAGTAGAGAGCTAATATAACCATCACTGATTTTATCAAGCTGTTCAGCCACTGGGGAAAGGCGGCGAGGTTCGAATACGCCCACGACGATACAAGCACTACGCTGTTTCTCTGGGCTGCCACTTTTTACACTGAACTCCATGTAAACTCCTACAAGTTAAAGACAAACAGAACTAAATGTTAGATAATTGCGGTCTACTTTGTTCTAAATTGAACTAAAATAAACAAATATTGTTTAATCAACAATTAGCCTAAATTTGAAAAAATAAAAGGTTCATCGAGAAATTATAGTGATTAGAGCAAAAAAACAAGTTTTGTATAGGTACTTTTAGCGTGATTATTGTCAGATATTTGATCCGCGAGACAATCAAAAGTCAAATTGCGATCTTTTTCGTACTATTTTTGGTGTTTCTGAGCCAGAAGTTTATCAGCATTCTGGCTCAGGCGTCAGACGGAGATATTCCGGCCAGTTTGATTATGACTTTGGTTGGCCTAAATATGCCAGTAATGGCAGGAATGATTCTGCCACTTAGTATATTTGTTGGAATATTAATCACTTTCGGCCGTTTATACGCTGAAAGTGAGATTACTGTAATGAATGCTACCGGTATTGGTAATAAATTTTTGATCCAATCTGCGCTTTACTTAGCCTTGATTTCATCAATTGTTGCGGGATTTAATACTCTCTGGTTAACCCCTTGGGCTTTAGATAAGCGGGCTGAAACCATGGAGCAATTGTCTGCCGACAATAGCGTCGAGCTTCTACAAAAAGGGCAATTCCAACGCACGCCCGACGGTTCAGCGGTGGTGTTTATTGGAGATCTCAAAGATAAAAAGTTGAGTAAAGTATTTGTTGCTCAAGTGACTCAAAGAGATTCAATTTTGCCGAGTGTGATGCTTGCGGACTCTGGACGCGTAAAAGAGCTTGATGATGGAAGACAAATACTGTCTCTCTATGATGGTACACGTTATGAAGGGGTACCTAAGCGCCTTGATTACATGATTACGGATTATCAAGAATATGACGCGTTAATTGGACAAAGGGAAGTCAAGAAAAGTGGGCGTGATTGGGATGATTTACCGACACTAACATTGCTCAATCATCCAGATAAAAAAGCGCAAGCTGAATTACAATGGCGTATTTCTTTAATTGTTTGTATACCGTTATTGACCCTTATTGTTATCCCTTTGTCAGCGGTAAATCCTCGGCAAGGACGCTTTGCTAAGATGGGGCCCGCAATCCTGATTTATATGACTTACTTTTTAGCGCTTAGCGCTAGCAAGTCTGGTATTGAGGGGGAGGGCTACCTGTAATTATTGGTATGTGGCCAGTGAATATTTCTCTTCTTTTGGCAGGTTTAATTCTTAACTATATGGATAGCATCGCTGTAAGGCGATTGGTCGATAGTTTTAGACAAAAAAGGTTGGCAAAGCGTGTTTAAAATCCTCGATCTTTACATCGGTAGAACTATTATTGCGACAACCTTCCTTACGTTATCCACATTGGTGGGTTTATCCGGGATAATTAAGTATGTAGAGCAACTTAGAAAAGTAGGGCGAGGAACCTATGACCTTGTTCAGGCACTTTATTTTGTGCTTCTAGGGATGCCTCGGGACATTGAAATGTTTTTTCCTATGGCGACATTGCTTGGTGCTTTGATTGCATTAGGTATGTTGGCGTCTAGTTCTGAGTTGACAGTAATGCAGGCTTCAGGTTTTTCTAAGCTTGATATTGGTTTATCTGTTTTAAAAACCGCAATCCCTTTAATGGTTATTGTAATGGCGTTGGGCGAATGGGGGTCTCCACAGACGATTAAAATGGCAAGAGAGTCACGAGCTTTTGCCATTTCCGGGGGTACTATTGTGTCAGTCAGAAGTGGTGTCTGGGCCAAAGATTCAGATAATTATATTTATATAGGACGCATCAACGATGAGACTCTTCAAGCATTAACGGTTTGGCAGTTTGATAAAGAAGACGCCCTTGAAACGATTGTTTATGCCGACAGTGCCGATTATATCGGTAATAATATTTGGCAAATGAAGAATGTCCAACTTACTCATATGAAAGACAATATTCAGCTATCTAAGGAAGATCTTCAAACCTATGACTGGCAGTCTACAATAGAGCCAGATAAGTTAGATGTGGTTACTGTAAAACCAGAAGAGCTCTCATTATCGGGTATTTATGATTACGTCAATTACCTAAAAGCTTCAGAACAAGATGCAGCCAGATATGAATTGGCATTTTGGCGAAAGATGACTCAACCGTTATCTATTGCAGTGATGATGTTAATGGCGCTCTCTTTTGTTTTTGGTCCTTTACGAAGTGTCACTATGGGAGCAAGAATTATTTCCGGGATTATTGCTGGATTTACTTTTTACATATCGAGTGAATTTTTTGGGCCACTTAGTTTGGTGTATCAAATACCACCTTTTGTTGGTGCAGTAGCTCCTAGTCTTCTGTTTTTAGCTCTTGCGATTATGTTATTGCGGCGAAACTTATAGCGATAAAAAGGGGTAACTGGAACAATACGCCGGCGACAGGGGAGGTCATTGCCCACGCTCTGCAACCAGTTACCCGCTAATTTATCATTGATAACTTATAGCTCTTAACTCTTAACTCTTATCCATAAGCGACACTTGGGAACCAGAGAACGAGTTGGGGCCAAATAACTAAACACACTAAAGCTAGAATCTGAATAAGGATAAATGGCATTACACCTTTATAGATATCTTTAAGCTCCACGCCTTCCGGGCATACTCCTTTTAAATAAAACAGAGCAAAGCCTACGGGAGGGGTTAGAAAACTCGTCTGCAGGGCCATTGCAACCAACATCACAAACCAAACTAAACTTGGATTATCTACCACGCCATGGCCATCAAGTTCGATGCCTAAGTTGGCGATAACCGGTGCTAGTAATGGTAATGCTATCAAGGTTATTTCGATCCAATCTAAGAAGAAACCGAGTAAGAAAACAATAAATAGAATGAACGCAATTATGCCGTAAGGGCCAAATGGTAAGCCGCTCAAGAATGATTCGATGAGCTCATCCCCGCCTAATTCTCTTAACACTAAAGCAAAGCAAGACGCACCAAGAAATATCATGAAGATATAAGCTGTAGTCCCAAATGAGGATAGCAACACCTCTTTCATTACTTTTAGGTTTAATCTTTTATTGTAAGCAGCTAAAAGTGTTGCACCCATGGCCCCAATACCTGACGCTTCAGTTGGAGTAGCGATACCAGCGAATATGG is a genomic window of Vibrio algarum containing:
- the rraB gene encoding ribonuclease E inhibitor RraB, which gives rise to MSHEDEYLSVKDLIEIQKEDTRQIIDALLEDGSDPDALYDIEHHLFAEDFETLEKAVVEAFKMGFEVLEAEETEDEDGNRLLCCDATMESVLNAEAIDLQVEKLVNLAEKYDIIYDGWGTFYEGDDAVYDEEADEEE
- a CDS encoding DUF2061 domain-containing protein encodes the protein MIKTMTFAGLHFTIALTVAFILTGDFLLGSLIAMIEPAVNTVAFYFHEKVWSSLPILKRNENNTQVKTASFAFIHFNVAFIVTYLLTGDALIGGVMAMIEPSINSVAYYFHEKIWLRRHHIITPVAITKTA
- a CDS encoding methyl-accepting chemotaxis protein encodes the protein MHLSLIQRITLGFITVTLFVLAISSSAYFSQVNMSKQLKLTASTLTGLLDRSNVLTQHLQDVNRAMLVHANSDGEERRSQLRTALDNAKQSYGETVTLLESELSDYPQLVTKLSSLNSNAVVFIDGASEHLDIHDQRTLARFVATKELTTFDEEWLFFEQDINDLIADASDDEMQQVVWDLEFLLTQGKGAAGYLQKVLSIVKEQEVTAFKNELSAYLERFNEKAERIVKTMPDSEAAVNVYKELLEHNIVNSEGLLQQHLKFIALNEQSTASLAKIAQEVDALLSESGLIVSDIRSLSEAALKNAEEESFDSLMINLILTVISTLLAVIITFTVVRSIKKPLSSIMDAIDKLASGDLTHKIGNSYQSELGLIADNVNGLSDKLSGLISQIKSSAETVSNVADESHEMSQQTNRKVEEQSRQTDSIATAVTEMEHAVHEVASLASETSNEVDGVTLQAHSNMENMQKNLRFVHRLQDSLEEATQVIGQLSNQSQQIGEILTVIQSISEQTNLLALNAAIEAARAGEHGRGFAVVADEVRSLATRTQQSANEIGEMIDSLQGKADQAVGIVENNLVHAEQSVKQTNETNDSLENMLSSLTHINDMSRSIATASEEQTAVAQDVAKNIVNISDMSMSIAEDAKEAARNSESLNQLSTEQSHLIAQFKI
- a CDS encoding glycosyl hydrolase 2 galactose-binding domain-containing protein, with the protein product MQLPLSGYWQLSPLSDLTIPQDDIVFPAPFSQVLPKQLTESQIKNQEWHLMHDIDVDEKMLGFPVVDLVIGGVDFYAEVRINGEAVFDCDGSELTYRKDIQQHLRLGRNRIEILFLEQEDEDWLLYEENLCTLGEALPRKRDSRLGIWETPYLHFIQNVRLDYISTEQIWHHGGGCEFKVDLFYQVYASGLVSASVKFDGMTYQIPLDIRSNQATAIFQVEAPRLKKDNQWYLLTVELDEQKHTHQVGLNPSLKAEHYPV
- a CDS encoding bifunctional helix-turn-helix transcriptional regulator/GNAT family N-acetyltransferase, whose protein sequence is MKKLQLRKASRDLVRSLGALETHYGDFSLSPVQVHILVELGQELSTISQMALKLRIDKPNASGTLTSLAKQLLIESIVNPDDERCQLYRLTQKGEQILNQIETSRNKQMQTVIDQFDEDELELIESSLSKFIKALSLSRSQSSYNIRTIKPDDNTQLASLIRDVSAEYGLTEDKGFSVADPTLDSLYQVYDTPNSHYWVIEQNGKIFGGAGIAPVTGKESICELQKMYFLPELRGKGLARTLAVKCFKEARKLGFSQMYLETTDNLSEATALYTSLGFELIEEAIGNTGHTDCEIRMLKNL